The Podospora pseudocomata strain CBS 415.72m chromosome 3, whole genome shotgun sequence genome window below encodes:
- a CDS encoding hypothetical protein (EggNog:ENOG503PU2D): protein MADCIRGNSVSVVKAALAALVDDPEQLDRTRKRFMASPPSDALQSHDSTRSESPDAPNEEQQRRDKRQLQLLERTASLPDKQLSDQVFEEEKRIIETVEHQKLHAPVSTSHYKLTKEAVRKRWVKQGIWNNKWNDMAQGRWKHEEPLDLSIEPEARAEEQAKT from the coding sequence ATGGCCGATTGCATCCGAGGTAATAGTGTGTCTGTAGTGAAAGCAGCTCTGGCAGCACTTGTCGATGATCCCGAGCAACTCGATCGTACAAGGAAACGCTTCATGGCTTCTCCGCCATCAGACGCGCTCCAGTCGCATGACTCCACCCGATCCGAGAGCCCTGATGCTCCTAACGAGGAACAACAACGTCGCGATAAACGTCAACTGCAGTTGCTCGAAAGGACTGCTTCGCTTCCTGACAAGCAACTAAGTGACCAGGTTtttgaagaggagaagcggaTTATCGAAACTGTTGAACATCAAAAACTTCACGCGCCGGTTAGTACAAGCCATTACAAACTTACGAAAGAAGCTGTCAGAAAGAGGTGGGTTAAGCAGGGAATTTGGAACAACAAGTGGAATGATATGGCTCAGGGACGGTGGAAACATGAAGAACCATTGGATCTTTCAATTGAACCCGAAGCCCGAGCCGAAGAACAGGCCAAAACCTGA
- a CDS encoding hypothetical protein (EggNog:ENOG503NZ3W) encodes MIEASLDLASASKALCRSLLEKTQPVPGDTLFRNDIFKTICENIHNKNEARVILDIHRLIVPSAEILAAFGAKHLNILTESVNEGWNSSISFTNTRPQPDYSVGFKRNAFTKDQLAKLSPFISNFIAGDQSFFMATYLITGEDISYYRHLICVFSFIELDGKDKWTAYQFTRNLYDIWVPKHFENICSAIDQLPSNLDFDVPTTF; translated from the exons ATGATTGAAGCTTCATTAGATTTAGCCAGCGCCAGCAAGGCTCTTTGTCGGTCTCTCCTGGAGAAAACGCAGCCAGTCCCCGGCGATACACTCTTCCGCAATGATATCTTTAAAACGATATGCGAGAATATACATAATAAAAATGAGGCGCGAGTTATTTTAGACATCCACCGGCTTATTGTTCCTTCAGCTGAAATTCTTGCAGCATTTGGTGCAAAACACCTTAACATCCTAACAGAGAGCGTTAACGAAGGGTGGAATAGCTCGATCTCTTTCACTAACACCCGTCCACAGCCTGATTATTCCGTTGGGTTTAAACGAAATGCATTTACTAAAGACCAGCTCGCTAAGCTATCGCCATTCATTAGCAATTTTATCGCTGGAGATCAGTCTTTCTTCATGGCTACATACT TAATAACTGGGGAAGACATCAGCTACTACCGGCATCTCATATGTGTTTTTAGCTTTATCGAGCTTGACGGAAAGGACAAATGGACGGCATATCAGTTTACAAGGAACCTCTACGACATATGGGTGCCTAAACATTTCGAGAACATCTGCTCTGCCATCGATCAGTTGCCGTCAAATTTGGACTTTGATGTCCCCACCACTTTCTGA
- a CDS encoding hypothetical protein (EggNog:ENOG503NYG6) has protein sequence MDDFLQSLNGYITQSGLKWLEPRYYMGIANYCSLKRTVSMMNALLGFYKNYSRIEESALPRTEFQRPLPEDYAMRGLTWADRVSPNTFFSNEKIDDDEKYVDFPFTAEERKERVLWLGHKIASSRKWLRYNSSIHEFSVDDDEGDEGDEGDEGDEGGQGGAVEKERWRGKGSWEEG, from the exons ATGGATGACTTCCTCCAGTCCCTAAACGGCTATATTACTCAATCAGGTCTTAAGTGGCTCGAGCCTAGATATTATATGGGTATTGCAAACTACTGCAGCTTA AAACGCACTGTGTCGATGATGAATGCATTGCTTGGCTTTTATAAAAACTATAGTCGCATTGAAGAAAGCGCTCTGCCTAGAACTGAGTTTCAGAGGCCATTGCCCGAAGACTACGCCATGCGAGGACTTACATGGGCGGACAGAGTGTCCCCTAATACTTTCTTCTCGAACGAGAAgatcgacgatgacgagaagTACGTTGACTTTCCTTTCACGGCCGAGGAGCGCAAGGAGCGCGTATTGTGGCTGGGACACAAGATTGCCAGTTCGAGAAAATGGCTACGGTATAACTCGTCGATTCATGAGTTCAGcgttgatgacgacgagggtgacgagggtgacgagggtgacgagggtgacgaggggggacagggaggagcggtggaaaaggagcggtggaggggaaaagggagtTGGGAAGAAGGATAA
- a CDS encoding hypothetical protein (COG:K; EggNog:ENOG503P1WB): MIAIHHAIFIPESKVSASGVSGYGAVVEHTDIQADSIWVDLCRNCRVARDACKAFLENYVIRSIINAPTLDSAEEEKEKQYIITAHMISTSCLHQRIYQHSYTIILDIMPLIDTDSNESTVSPTQQAPSASAPSLSSRFGFVVPEIPPASTPTSVLRSSNKRCRPPSELPTPEKCKWSTEEDNKIINLRGQGNEWDDISKLLPGRSSVSCRLHYQNYLEQPRWDEERKNSFARKYERLKSEMWTIRAKEMQVPWRAAEAMNWKLGKIEMVRRAGVVLSSRYHRSLAVRESLPSRSSSTEPLDNGYGPPPLPTTSAQVTETRRELLVPVPSTALPSDLGFRHLGTYHLSVNGERE; encoded by the exons ATGATAGCAATTCATCACGCAATATTTATCCCAGAGTCGAAAGTAAGCGCCTCTGGTGTTAGCGGTTATGGTGCAG TTGTTGAGCACACTGATATCCAAGCCGACAGTATCTGGGTCGATCTCTGCCGCAACTGTCGTGTTGCGAGAGATGCTTGCAAAGCATTTCTCGAAAATTATGTGATTCGGTCTATCATCAACGCTCCGACCCTTGACTCAgcagaagaggagaaggaaaaacaATACATAATAACCGCACATATG ATCTCAACATCTTGCTTGCATCAAAGAATATATCAGCATTCATACACCATCATCCTGGATATCATGCCATTAATCGACACCGACTCTAATGAGTCGACTGTGTCACCTACCCAGCAggccccctccgcctcggcccCCTCCTTGTCTTCGCGATTTGGCTTTGTGGTACCTGAAATCCCTCCGGCGTCAACTCCGACTTCGGTATTGCGTTCGAGTAACAAGCGCTGCAGGCCGCCATCCGAATTGCCGACACCAGAAAAATGCAAGTGGTCTACTGAGGAGGATAATAAGATTATCAACCTCCGGGGCCAAGGGAATGAATGGGACGATATCTCGAAGCTCCTTCCAGGACGGAGCTCTGTCAGTTGCCGTCTTCATTACCAAAACTATTTGGAGCAGCCTAGGTGGGATGAAGAGCGTAAGAATTCGTTTGCAAGGAAATACGAGAG GCTCAAATCCGAGATGTGGACCATACGGGCAAAGGAAATGCAGGTCCCGTGGCGCGCCGCTGAGGCAATGAATTGGAAACTAGGCAAGATTGAAATGGTGAGGCGGGCGGGGGTGGTTCTGTCTTCACGATATCACCGGTCCCTAGCCGTACGCGAGAGTCTTCCGTCGAGATCTTCTTCCACTGAGCCCCTCGACAACGGCTatggaccaccaccactgccgaCAACCTCTGCCCAGGTTACCGAGACTCGACGGGAGCTCCTAGTGCCAGTCCCATCCACAGCGCTACCGTCAGACCTTGGCTTTCGCCACCTGGGTACGTATCATCTGAGTGTAAATGGAGAGCGAGAGTAA
- a CDS encoding hypothetical protein (COG:S; EggNog:ENOG503NYD6; BUSCO:EOG09260TDY): protein MASRQLRKLRKQQELLNSQNEGPETKEETSGEEEEEVVAKPRGNMFSFAALGDMGNGNDDDDDDDEDEESEPSKPVEKEVASPQAEAAKKKSKKKKKKKGKQPSETPAAERPKAREDELEKALKELNIKAKKQRAGAASAASSSKQNPDDQLNDLLKIDSRHLKAANEMRRLFGKAMDLAQVEERQETRQRLLPENLDLETYLSAVATDPRRSGPTKPGMFETLLRTNPFIEGKKSWPRGAAQGLIMKRLSEGTPDVVEFTFAHEKAYDDLEGSFFQLVQMGDPMQIIHFLHRNPYHVSSLIQGSKVARQDQNSALAADLIERALFTFGRVTLSDFRRKLEQGKARINFARPENRQFYLAGYNLIQKLILKGTYRTALEWSKLYLSLNHDDPYALLNWVPVLALRSREAEWFVKFCDALASRWPDAVLYPLHTLPLAYLQLDDYDTAHETLVKNIETLPWLYCALFSALSLDTPQSIWGHTPRNDDDKLYIELYLHISKDLWNNPNAISLLKSAADKAKKLLQKDVYRCPQSPEPTLAVARFIYLDSTPSLMALVPRKLLHDASPNFEFDPLPPAAVDNIFSSEIQKLPWKPDSIATRGLFSTQMDPRREAGMRAAAERLLAEMPQEELEAMLEVDDGGGGGIMGFFNALMGRVRPRAAGDGGAAGQGQQPRGPFQATVEDGEEDDDDDDDDDDSDDEDTTEFGGNWDGRTRHDLAFGVDEEDDEEAEWTDREDFDGEGAFGEGPSIAEVMEYMRMRVGYPPVQMPGAWMSDEEDEEESEEDTDEEMPALEDPEMVDRGQGQGQAQGQAQGQ from the coding sequence ATGGCGAGTCGACAATTACGCAAGCTGCGAAAGCAGCAAGAACTCTTGAACTCACAGAATGAAGGCCCTGAGACAAAAGAAGAGACcagcggggaggaggaggaggaggtagtggCGAAGCCCCGCGGCAACATGTTCTCCTTCGCAGCGCTCGGGGACATGGGTAAcggcaacgacgacgacgacgacgacgatgaggacgaggaatcAGAACCATCAAAACCGGTAGAGAAGGAAGTTGCCAGTCCACAGGCCGAAGCTGCCAAgaagaagtccaagaagaagaaaaagaagaagggaaagcAACCATCAGAAACCCCAGCAGCAGAGCGCCCCAAGGCTAGGGAGGATGAGCTCGAGAAGGCACTCAAAGAGCTCAACATCAAGGCCAAAAAGCAACGGGCCGGCGCTGCATCAGCGGCAAGCTCATCGAAACAAAACCCGGACGACCAGCTCAACGACCTCTTGAAGATCGACAGCCGACATCTCAAGGCCGCGAACGAGATGCGCCGTTTGTTCGGCAAGGCTATGGATCTCGCCCAGGTGGAGGAACGCCAGGAAACCCGACAGAGACTTCTGCCAGAGAATCTTGATCTCGAGACATACCTAAGTGCTGTTGCCACCGACCCACGTCGCTCGGGGCCGACGAAGCCGGGCATGTTTGAGACGCTCCTCCGCACCAACCCTTTCATCGAGGGCAAAAAGTCGTGGCCTAGGGGTGCGGCTCAGGGGCTGATCATGAAGCGCCTCAGCGAAGGCACACCTGATGTGGTCGAGTTCACGTTTGCCCACGAGAAGGCCTACGACGATCTTGAGGGGTCGTTCTTTCAGCTTGTCCAGATGGGAGACCCCATGCAGATCATCCACTTCTTGCACCGGAACCCATACCATGTGTCGTCTCTGATTCAGGGCAGTAAGGTTGCCCGACAGGACCAGAACTCAGCTCTCGCTGCTGATCTCATTGAGCGTGCTCTCTTCACCTTTGGCCGCGTTACGCTTAGTGATTTCCGCCGCAAACTTGAACAGGGCAAAGCCAGGATCAACTTTGCCAGGCCTGAAAACAGACAGTTCTACCTCGCTGGCTACAACTTGATCCAGAAGCTCATTCTCAAGGGCACCTATCGAACCGCCCTTGAATGGTCTAAGTTGTACTTGAGCCTCAACCACGACGACCCTTACGCCCTGCTCAACTGGGTGCCCGTTCTTGCGCTTCGATCCCGCGAGGCGGAGTGGTTTGTCAAGTTTTGCGATGCCCTCGCTTCCAGGTGGCCGGATGCGGTTTTGTATCCTCTCCATACTCTCCCCTTAGCCTACCTCCAGCTCGATGACTACGACACGGCGCACGAGACCCTCGTCAAGAACATCGAGACTCTGCCTTGGCTCTACTGCGCCTTGTTTTCCGCTCTCAGCCTGGATACTCCCCAGTCCATCTGGGGTCACACTCCGCGGAACGATGACGACAAACTTTATATAGAGCTCTACCTTCATATCTCCAAGGACCTCTGgaacaaccccaacgccatctccctcctcaaatcaGCAGCAGACAAGGCTAAGAAGCTCCTCCAGAAAGACGTCTACAGATGTCCCCAGAGCCCAGAGCCAACGCTCGCAGTAGCAAGATTCATTTACCTCGACAGTACGCCGTCCCTCATGGCCCTCGTCCCAAGGAAGCTGCTACACGATGCTTCTCCGAACTTTGAGTTCGACCCCTTGCCACCAGCGGCAGTAGACAACATTTTTAGCAGCGAGATTCAAAAACTACCCTGGAAACCCGATTCCATTGCTACGCGAGGCCTGTTTAGCACCCAAATGGACCCTCGCAGAGAAGCCGGGATGCGGGCGGCAGCCGAGCGGTTGCTAGCCGAGATGCCCCAGGAGGAACTCGAAGCTAtgctcgaggttgatgacggcggtggaggcgggatAATGGGCTTCTTTAACGCGTTGATGGGTAGGGTCCGACCACGCGCtgctggggatgggggtgccGCTGGACAGGGACAACAGCCGCGAGGACCGTTCCAGGCTAcggttgaggatggggaggaggacgacgacgacgacgatgacgatgatgattctgatgatgaggatacCACCGAGTTTGGGGGTAACTGGGATGGGCGGACGAGGCATGACCTTGCGTttggcgttgatgaggaggatgatgaggaggcggagtGGACGGATCGGGAGGactttgatggggagggggcgttTGGGGAAGGACCGAGTATTGCGGAGGTTATGGAGTatatgaggatgagggtgggGTATCCTCCTGTTCAGATGCCGGGGGCTTGGAtgtcggatgaggaggatgaggaggagagtgaaGAGGATACTGATGAGGAGATGCCGGCGCTTGAGGACCCCGAGATGGTGGATAGGGGTCAGGGACAGGGGCAGGCTCAGGGGCAGGCTCAAGGTCAGTAA
- a CDS encoding hypothetical protein (EggNog:ENOG503P4R2), translating to MSAQKYDDSRFTRRACVTGLVLCWFVAVGSIIGGGLCLYKEIRDDDSIRIDLSNRWRELLPLGLNIFITLLNDSMGYIHAVALRWSLIREGSLDFNSNLRLLTFSKKSPPNGYIPNFLYLFGIILAYGATSVIFLSLNPELARLLGKSYEITDTRGVHLNGIALIILGCGFLLQAAVTNWALAGTKIPTWSSNPLIIANTCMNHDTEHYQVMPRQGRCMMGVHLAGNDIKAIRPTRKQRPMITAHPHVRRVLYLLWALPILSGVWGGGVYGYLLRGSKNGIFGRSWSLLPEFPPHIDENCHTKQCTDGTSVLNLGWSTSGGAAGTTGGVFLIIAIQSVVTLSLHCAELIVNLSRDEGIYRKLIGPRGTNGHFNSVVEAFTSWQTIFLFTLKSGVHWMFGLAINLQFQLGVNMYPSQIFYFGGLTLVAALFGLLLSLQRPSGYLPPTYGHIQTIADIIDEWADSGCMFWGEKGPHYTGTSTKRLKQPDPNVEYGGMKKGDGQGSHSDDITEIPLETFSPASLVASPPIDQSFGYVSPVVQTPPSANAAWGQPWQQQQGQFTYAQWTNQDPRHQYQHIQQHQTSYDSLNSRFSGQTGYSGYSNQSTQPFLHNCRSY from the exons ATGTCTGCCCAAAAGTACGATGATAGCAGGTTCACACGCCGGGCGTGTGTGACTGGTTTGGTCTTGTGTTGGTTTGTTGCTGTAGGCAGTATCATCGGAGGTGGACTATGTCTCTACAAGGAGATCCGCGATGACGATTCAATCCGGATCGACTTGTCCAACAGATGGAGAGAGCTTCTCCCTCTCGGACTGAACATATTCA TTACCCTACTCAACGATAGCATGGGATACATCCATGCCGTTGCTCTCCGTTGGTCCCTCATAAGAGAAGGGAGCCTAGACTTCAACTCGAACCTGCGTCTACTCACATTCTCCAAGAAAAGTCCCCCAAACGGTTATATTCCCAACTTTCTCTACCTTTTCGGAATCATACTCGCCTACGGTGCTACATCTGTCATATTCTTGAGCCTTAACCCCGAACTCGCCCGTCTGCTAGGCAAGTCCTACGAAATCACCGACACAAGGGGTGTCCATCTAAACGGCATTGCTCTCATTATTCTTGGCTGCGGCtttctcctccaagccgccgtTACCAACTGGGCCTTGGCGGGTACTAAGATTCCCACATGGAGCTCGAACCCGCTCATCATTGCGAACACGTGCATGAATCATGATACCGAACACTACCAGGTTATGCCTCGCCAAGGCCGCTGTATGATGGGAGTTCACCTGGCAGGGAATGACATCAAGGCCATCCGACCTACTCGAAAGCAAAGGCCAATGATTACAGCACATCCCCATGTCCGCCGTGTGTTGTATCTCTTGTGGGCTCTTCCAATCCTGAGCGGCGTTTGGGGAGGCGGTGTCTACGGTTACCTCTTACGTGGGAGTAAAAATGGGATCTTTGGGCGGTCATGGAGTCTTCTCCCAGAGTTTCCACCTCACATAGACGAGAACTGCCACACTAAGCAATGTACTGACGGGACATCAGTACTGAACCTGGGCTGGAGTACCTCCGGTGGTGCGGCTGGTACAACGGGTggcgtcttcctcatcattgCGATCCAATCTGTGgtcactctctctcttcactGTGCTGAACTGATCGTGAATCTTTCACGGGACGAAGGCATATACAGGAAGCTGATCGGACCAAGAGGCACCAACGGGCACTTCAACTCAGTCGTGGAAGCCTTCACCTCATGGCAAACAATTTTTTTGTTTACTCTCAAATCCGGTGTTCACTGGATGTTCGGTTTGGCTATTAATCTCCAATTTCAGCTGGGGGTCAACATGTACCCCTCACAAATATTTTACTTTGGTGGCCTAACTTTGGTGGCCGCCTTGTTTGGTTTGCTCCTGTCTTTGCAGCGCCCATCAGGTTACTTGCCGCCAACATACGGCCACATCCAAACTATCGCCGACATTATTGACGAATGGGCGGATTCTGGATGCATGTTTTGGGGTGAGAAGGGTCCACATTACACCGGAACAAGCACCAAGCGGCTCAAACAACCCGATCCAAACGTTGAGTACGGGGGAATGAAGAAGGGCGACGGCCAAGGGAGTCACAGTGACGATATCACGGAGATACCTCTTGAAACCTTCAGTCCAGCCAGTCTGGTAGCCTCACCACCAATAGACCAGAGCTTTGGTTATGTCTCTCCGGTTGTTCAGacacctccttcggcaaATGCTGCCTGGGGCCAGCCgtggcaacaacagcagggTCAATTCACGTATGCCCAGTGGACTAATCAAGATCCACGGCACCAATACCAGCACATCCAGCAGCATCAGACGAGCTACGACAGTCTCAACAGCAGGTTCTCGGGACAGACTGGGTATTCGGGGTATAGCAACCAGAGCACACAACCATTCCTGCACAATTGTAGGAGCTATTAG
- a CDS encoding hypothetical protein (COG:U; EggNog:ENOG503NY1Q) yields the protein MSDYIGSRISLISKSDIRYVGTLASINSDDSTVSLENVRTFGTEGRKGKIEEEVPPSDQVYEYIVFRGTDVKDLRIEEGPAAKENKPPAVPNDPAIVGARPRPGNVAPGPPGGPQGPPQGPGPIGHPGPHGAPNQPQPPPGAPGYGYFPHMGGWGGRPGPGGPGGPSPGPVGPGGPGPFGMPYPQPGWFPPGQEFPPVGPGQWNPYPQFPPGPGGPGGPGAPGGPPGFPAAPGAPGQGRQSANQTPSNQGPGQKPAPIGPSGEKKAPTPGHNAQPSESKPMIPPPQQSAGGPAPPPPVASKPTAEEVKATAANLAQPTAPASSQGIPTGPKSDRPVQILPAIPLPVGLTSRVAQPSPSATRSEQNNAGATPAALRDATQAAKEAVANAMAQMENNAYAQIASQGAAVDNLTKKVNEMRVNAARGGHAPRGGGGRGRGGARPAAKVEVPDSDYDFATANAKFNKQDLVREAIAGGSPIVEAPTPEAVAPEAPVESTEAVEPAYNKQRSFFDNISSDLKDRENASQKPGGREWRGEEQRKNIETFGQGSVDGGYRGYRGGRGRGRGGRGRGFRGGRGGNNGGYRPQQQQTQAPQ from the exons ATGTCCGATTATATCGG ATCCAGAATATCCCTCATATCCAAGAGCGACATCCGCTATGTCGGCACACTTGCGAGCATCAACTCGGATGACTCGACTGTCTCGCTCGAAAATGTGAGGACGTTTGGCACTGAGGGCCGTAAGGGCAAGATCGAGGAAGAGGTACCCCCTTCCGACCAGGTCTACGAGTACATTGTCTTCCGCGGAACGGATGTCAAGGATCTCAGGATCGAGGAGGGCCCCGCCGCCAAGGAGAACAAGCCGCCGGCTGTCCCCAACGATCCTGCTATTGTTGGT GCTCGCCCTCGGCCTGGCAACGTCGCTCCTGGCCCACCTGGTGGTCCTCAAGGCCCTCCACAAGGTCCCGGTCCCATCGGGCACCCAGGCCCGCACGGCGCTCCAAACCAgccgcagcctcctccagGCGCACCTGGTTATGGCTACTTCCCTCAcatgggaggatggggtggacgTCCAGGTCCTGGTGGCCCCGGTGGTCCCAGTCCAGGCCCCGTAGGTCCAGGTGGTCCCGGTCCTTTTGGCATGCCCTACCCGCAGCCGGGGTGGTTCCCGCCGGGACAAGAGTTTCCGCCAGTGGGTCCCGGGCAATGGAACCCGTATCCTCAGTTTCCTCCTGGTCCTGGTGGTCCTGGTGGCCCTGGTGCTCCAGGTGGTCCTCCCGGTTTCCCTGCCGCTCCTGGTGCACCTGGACAAGGTCGTCAGTCGGCTAACCAGACGCCCAGCAACCAGGGTCCAGGCCAAAAGCCCGCACCCATCGGTCCTTCTGGAGAAAAGAAGGCCCCGACTCCAGGACACAATGCTCAGCCTTCGGAGTCCAAGCCCATGatcccacctcctcagcaaTCTGCGGGTGGTccggcacctcctccgcccgtCGCTTCCAAGCCCACTGCCGAGGAAGTCAAGGCCACGGCAGCTAATCTCGCCCAGCCTACTGCTCCGGCTTCCTCTCAGGGCATTCCCACAGGTCCCAAGAGCGATCGCCCTGTGCAGATTCTGCCCGCTATCCCCCTTCCAGTTGGCTTGACCTCTAGAGTTGCTCAGCCATCGCCCTCCGCCACCAGATCCGAGCAGAACAATGCCGGCGCTACACCCGCTGCATTGCGCGATGCCACTCAGGCTGCCAAGGAAGCCGTTGCCAATGCGATGGCTCAGATGGAGAACAATGCATACGCTCAAATTGCCAGCCAGGGCGCTGCTGTTGACAACTtgaccaagaaggtcaaCGAGATGAGGGTCAATGCGGCTCGTGGTGGTCATGCCCCtcgcggtggaggcggaCGTGGACGTGGAGGTGCTCGCCCTGCTGCCAAGGTGGAAGTCCCCGATTCCGACTACGATTTTGCGACTGCGAATGCCAAGTTCAACAAGCAGGACCTTGTCCGTGAGGCTATCGCTGGTGGCTCGCCAATTGTGGAAGCTCCCACCCCAGAGGCTGTTGCGCCCGAAGCCCCTGTTGAGAGCACCGAAGCGGTTGAACCCGCTTACAACAAGCAGCGGTCGTTCTTTGACAACATCTCTAGCGACCTGAAGGACAGGGAGAATGCTTCTCAGAAGCCAGGCGGCCGTGAGTGGCGTGGAGAGGAACAGAGGAAGAACATTGAGACCTTTGGCCAAGGCAGCGTCGACGGTGGTTACCGTGGTTATCGCGGCGGTCGGGGCCGTGGCCGTGGAGGTCGTGGACGTGGATTCCGCGGAGGACGGGGCGGTAATAATGGTGGATATCgcccccaacaacagcaaacacAGGCACCCCAGTAG